In the Topomyia yanbarensis strain Yona2022 chromosome 3, ASM3024719v1, whole genome shotgun sequence genome, one interval contains:
- the LOC131689946 gene encoding uncharacterized protein LOC131689946: MGGVWERLVRSVKEAFVALDDGRRLTDEILQTVVVEAEDMINSRPLTYVSQECDEAEALTPNHFLRGLSPNQPSVNLPPPHPAAALRDAFQRSQQLASILWERWVKEYIPSLNQRTKWFGESRPLRIGDLVYVVEGSNRKCWIRGVIEEVIVSGDGRIRQAWVRTNSGRYRRATAKLAVMEFGNSEPDASSGTGLRAGECSGITGSCTIAPVSN; the protein is encoded by the coding sequence ATGGGAGGAGTATGGGAGCGTCTCGTTCGGTCGGTTAAGGAGGCATTCGTGGCGCTTGATGATGGGAGACGGTTGACGGACGAAATTTTGCAGACAGTAGTGGTGGAAGCGGAAGACATGATCAATTCTCGCCCGCTAACGTACGTGTCTCAAGAGTGTGACGAAGCGGAGGCACTCACTCCAAACCACTTTTTGCGGGGACTCTCCCCAAATCAGCCTAGCGTGAATCTTCCCCCACCTCATCCAGCAGCAGCACTTCGAGACGCGTTCCAACGATCGCAGCAGTTGGCCAGCATTTTGTGGGAACGTTGGGTCAAGGAGTACATTCCTTCGCTGAACCAGAGGACAAAGTGGTTTGGTGAGTCGAGACCATTAAGAATAGGAGACTTAGTTTATGTGGTAGAAGGTAGCAACCGGAAGTGCTGGATCCGCGGGGTGATAGAGGAGGTCATCGTGTCCGGTGATGGACGAATTCGGCAGGCCTGGGTACGCACCAACAGTGGACGATATAGGCGAGCAACAGCAAAACTAGCCGTGATGGAGTTTGGTAACTCTGAACCGGATGCGAGCTCCGGTACAGGGTTACGGGCCGGGGAATGTTCTGGCATCACTGGCAGTTGCACCATTGCACCCGTGTCGAATTGA
- the LOC131689938 gene encoding uncharacterized protein LOC131689938, with protein MASSPSKQEKCLYCKLAESDDIDWVQCEECQYWAHFSCAGVNQEVANVSWRCPRCSPQSARRLKVPETTAKNRGKKSAPNSDAGSDRGAGSVLDLTEQQLEEEQLAMEMAFAKQIELRKQRLAKQQAWNERRIKLEWEMREQELRAQREMEQRQLEHEQKMLDCQLAAEREFSKKRDAIRKQFDDSINKVNALKGQYGAVSGASASKPEQKVDDWMLDYRGAYPKPGYLQTEDKLACPKKVPLDKSFTIEAGQFERSNEDVSDGEVSEVPPSRCSRSSFQRCGDGNGSGCIVSRITRDQLAARKAVSQNLPKFKGEAEVWPLFISSFEYTTAACGFSNLENLKRLQDCQQGDALEAVRSRLVLPDSVPDVIRDLRNLFGKPEKLLRTLLSKVRNAPSPRADRLETFISFGITVKQLCDHLEASGLCDHLNNPMLVQELVDKLPPSYKLDWVRYKRGKVDSPLRMFTNFTNDIVSDVSEVTEFSTLSLSEREPSRMGKGNSRKKEFVHLHDADQVSDEIQRETVTKPCWVCKRTDHLIRCCEEFKRMNIAARLREVERQNLCGLCLNKHGNSRCTSKIRCFMQNCRGGHHPLLHRVEESVRLQKVECNATEKADSAVIFRRGIMVKTDTLSLTLFLSCHKTNKIIIFMQNSSSENS; from the coding sequence ATGGCTTCTTCTCCTTCGAAGCAAGAAAAGTGTCTGTACTGCAAACTAGCGGAATCCGATGACATCGATTGGGTTCAATGCGAAGAATGTCAGTATTGGGCTCATTTCTCGTGCGCAGGTGTTAACCAAGAAGTGGCGAACGTTAGTTGGCGTTGTCCGCGATGCTCTCCGCAAAGCGCCCGGCGTCTTAAAGTTCCAGAGACTACGGCTAAGAATCGCGGGAAGAAGTCCGCCCCGAATAGCGATGCAGGGTCCGATCGTGGAGCTGGTTCCGTCTTAGACCTGACTGAGCAGCAGTTGGAAGAGGAACAGCTAGCAATGGAGATGGCCTTTGCAAAGCAGATCGAGTTGCGGAAACAGCGTCTTGCTAAGCAGCAGGCTTGGAACGAGAGGCGGATAAAGCTAGAGTGGGAGATGCGCGAGCAGGAGCTACGAGCACAGCGTGAAATGGAGCAGCGGCAGCTAGAGCATGAGCAGAAAATGCTTGACTGCCAATTGGCCGCAGAACGTGAATTCTCGAAGAAGCGGGATGCTATTCGGAAACAGTTCGACGACAGCATTAATAAGGTCAACGCATTGAAGGGCCAATATGGAGCTGTCAGCGGTGCTTCTGCCTCCAAACCGGAACAGAAGGTGGATGACTGGATGCTGGATTATCGCGGAGCATATCCAAAGCCAGGATATCTGCAGACGGAAGATAAACTCGCGTGTCCGAAGAAGGTGCCGTTAGATAAGTCGTTCACCATCGAAGCCGGCCAATTCGAGCGAAGTAACGAAGATGTGAGTGACGGTGAAGTTTCGGAGGTCCCGCCGAGTAGATGCAGTCGAAGCAGCTTTCAAAGGTGCGGAGATGGAAACGGGTCGGGGTGTATCGTGAGTCGTATTACAAGAGATCAGCTAGCTGCTCGCAAAGCGGTCTCTCAGAACCTTCCCAAATTTAAAGGGGAAGCAGAAGTTTGGCCGTTGTTTATCAGCAGTTTCGAGTACACGACTGCAGCTTGCGGATTCTCAAACCTCGAGAATTTGAAGCGTTTGCAGGACTGTCAACAGGGTGACGCACTTGAGGCGGTCAGGAGTCGGTTAGTGCTACCGGACTCTGTTCCGGATGTGATCAGGGATCTTCGAAATCTGTTCGGAAAACCGGAGAAGCTGCTCAGAACGTTGCTGTCGAAGGTGAGGAACGCGCCGTCACCGAGAGCTGATCGATTGGAGACGTTCATCAGCTTCGGGATAACGGTGAAGCAGTTATGCGACCACCTTGAAGCGTCAGGACTTTGCGACCACCTAAACAATCCGATGCTGGTGCAGGAGTTAGTTGACAAGTTGCCACCGAGCTACAAACTGGATTGGGTCCGGTATAAGCGAGGGAAGGTGGACAGTCCGTTGCGAATGTTCACGAACTTCACAAATGACATCGTTTCGGATGTGTCGGAGGTGACGGAGTTCTCGACATTGTCGCTAAGCGAGCGCGAGCCTTCGCGAATGGGGAAAGGAAATTCCCGAAAGAAGGAGTTTGTACATCTCCATGACGCGGACCAGGTTTCTGATGAAATTCAAAGAGAGACAGTAACTAAGCCGTGCTGGGTCTGTAAACGAACGGATCATCTCATCAGGTGCTGTGAGGAGTTTAAGCGGATGAACATTGCCGCCAGGTTGAGAGAGGTTGAGCGACAAAACCTGTGTGGTCTTTGTTTGAACAAGCACGGAAACAGCAGATGCACCTCGAAGATTCGATGCTTCATGCAAAATTGTCGTGGAGGCCATCATCCACTTTTGCATCGAGTGGAGGAATCGGTGCGGCTGCAGAAGGTAGAATGCAATGCTACCGAAAAGGCAGATAGTGCGGTTATTTTccgtaggggaattatggttaaaaccgacaccttaagcttaacactttttctaagttgccacaaaaccaataaaattataatttttatgcagaattcttcttcagaaaattcttaa
- the LOC131689941 gene encoding uncharacterized protein LOC131689941 — protein sequence MMPVTLYVGKRQFDTTAFFDEGSSATLVDDLVARRLKAEGTLEPLIVTWTGNINRFKNDSRKVELMMSAKGSKEKFPLFNTRTVSELVLPKQNVRFADVVKKYSHLAGVPVRDYPSGKPRILLGLDNVHLFAPLESRVGKPNEPIAVRSKIGWTVYGSENRRPSAYTYLNLHSIVPASNQGLHDMMREQYMLDETAIATFAVPEPVEEKRAREMLETTTKRVGDRFETGLLWREDARRFPDSYPMAVRRMKALDRKLNRHSDLKKNVCQQIEDYQVKHYAHKASEAELKGTPQTAVWYLPLNVVVNPKKPSKVRLVWDAAASVNGVSLNSELLKGPDMLVPLPRVICNFRERPVAFGGDIQEMYHQIRIRPEDRQAQRFLFRANSEEAPQVYVMDVATFGSTCSPCSAQFVKNLNAADFSEKYPEAVEAIVKRHYVDDYYDSVDTIEEAIQRASEVRYIHSCGGFRIRNW from the exons atgaTGCCGGTGACGCTTTACGTGGGCAAACGACAGTTCGATACTACTGCGTTCTTCGACGAAGGGTCGTCGGCTACGTTGGTAGATGATCTGGTGGCCAGGCGGCTGAAAGCAGAAGGTACTCTAGAGCCGTTGATAGTGACGTGGACGGGCAATATCAACCGCTTTAAGAACGATTCGAGGAAGGTCGAACTGATGATGTCGGCGAAGGGTTCGAAGGAGAAGTTTCCGCTGTTCAACACTCGAACGGTATCAGAGTTGGTGCTGCCGAAGCAGAACGTGCGATTCGCAGATGTGGTAAAAAAATATTCCCATCTTGCAGGCGTTCCGGTGAGAGATTACCCATCGGGAAAGCCGAGAATCCTACTCGGGCTAGACAACGTCCACTTATTTGCGCCGTTGGAGTCGCGGGTCGGTAAGCCAAACGAACCGATTGCCGTGCGGTCGAAGATTGGCTGGACAGTGTATGGTTCGGAGAACCGAAGACCGAGTGCGTACACCTACCTGAATCTGCACTCGATCGTTCCAGCAAGCAATCAAGGTCTCCATGACATGATGCGAGAGCAATACATGCTAGATGAGACAGCGATTGCGACGTTCGCTGTACCGGAGCCCGTGGAGGAGAAAAGAGCTCGAGAGATGCTTGAGACAACGACGAAGCGAGTGGGTGATCGCTTCGAAACGGGGTTGCTGTGGCGTGAGGACGCACGACGATTCCCTGACAGCTATCCGATGGCTGTACGCCGGATGAAGGCTCTGGACCGTAAGCTGAACAGGCATTCAGACTTGAAGAAAAACGTGTGCCAGCAGATCGAGGACTATCAAGTCAAACACTACGCGCACAAGGCGAGTGAAGCCGAACTGAAGGGTACGCCACAAACCGCTGTGTGGTATCTACCGCTGAACGTCGTAGTGAATCCGAAGAAGCCGAGTAAGGTGCGCTTGGTTTGGGATGCTGCAGCATCAGTGAACGGAGTCTCTCTTAACTCAGAGTTACTCAAAGGTCCGGATATGCTAGTTCCGCTTCCCAGAGTAATCTGCAATTTTCGGGAACGGCCAGTAGCATTCGGTGGTGACATTCAAGAAATGTACCATCAGATCCGGATCAGACCTGAGGATAGGCAAGCGCAACGGTTTTTGTTCCGAGCGAACAGTGAGGAAGCTCCGCAGGTGTACGTTATGGACGTTGCCACCTTTGGTTCCACGTGTTCGCCCTGCTCAGCTCAATTTGTGAAGAACTTGAATGCAGCAGATTTCTCGGAGAAGTACCCTGAAGCAGTAGAAGCCATCGTGAAGCGTCACTACGTAGATGACTACTACGACAGCGTGGATACTATCGAAGAAGCGATCCAGCGAGCCAGCGAGGTGAGGTACATCCATTCGTGTGGAGGATTTCGGATCAGAAACTGG TGA